From a region of the Phragmites australis chromosome 21, lpPhrAust1.1, whole genome shotgun sequence genome:
- the LOC133903705 gene encoding filament-like plant protein 4: MDRRSWPWKKKSSDKSSPTDALQSSNQGEQDEKVPKFVQISSERYEHLTELEEQVKLLNEKINVLNEKVSAAQKENTTKDGLVKQHAKVAEEAVSGWEQAEAEASALKVQLETVTLSKLAAEERSAHLDGALKECMKQVRTVKEESEQKLHDVVFAKTKQWEKIKDELEARLAEFEQELIRAGAENDALSRSLEERANLLMRIDEEKAQAEAEIEVLKSTIESGEKEINSLKYELHVVSKELDIRNEEKNMSVRSSDVATKQHLEDVKKISKLEAECQRLRGLVRKKLPGPAALAQMKMEVDSWGRDQGDNRLRRSPSRSSTFQHPMPPSPDYALENLQKMQKENEYLTARLLLMEQETKMLKEALSKCNNELQASKNLCAKTAGKLRSMELNMLSGSLYKSPTNSYIDTSFDGASSQKGSNPPSLTSMSEDGVDDAKSCEEFWANSLVSKFSHFKKDKGGKRSLTENSNQMGLMDDFLEMERLACLSSEAKGCDGIVDKKKVGKVEETLSTITKKESDKNSSPALQSPGSPSSSAHLTDNSPLSKLHSRIFTLLSSQSPQNNVVKVLDGIRNIVRDIEEEAEFVNLNKIQHDNIVDYGSSTKQAKALVIMDHGLKNAISKIHEFVKSLIRRASELQGSSSHYDAVSQKIEQFSRIVDKVLSDGHGHGLNEIVIALSEILLESGEVKLALLRESVNEAESNNVDCVDKVTLLENKVHQEPPQDSVSGVCSLMPHSSSEPDFEGSPSDASDVKTAIRICTPEEYEKLKLEKGNLEMELMLCNEMIESTNLKFGEMEKNLEDLTSKLAASEKSNNLAETQLKCMAESYKTLELQKVKLEEEIRVLQTKIDNLSADLAEERQIHQEDIAKYRDLEENMERYEKNSLCVVEDSGTKLKQEKEIAAAAEKLAECQETILLLGRQLQTLRPPPAEPLVSALNRQRVGEFSENQAGPAQGIHSKKPSGQFDADYTLSSAPGTGNVSPLNGYSAHKSPSNVAGSPYFTSPSSSKCPKHRSRSSSSSFSSQLPEKQGRGFSRLFSKGKS, translated from the exons ATGGATCGACGAAGCTGGCCTTGGAAGAAGAAATCTTCTGATAAATCGTCACCCACAGATGCGTTACAGAGTTCCAATCAAGGAGAACAG GATGAAAAAGTTCCAAAATTTGTGCAGATTTCATCAGAAAGATATGAACATCTTACTGAATTAGAGGAACAAGTCAAACTACTGAATGAAAAGATAAACGTCTTGAATGAAAAAGTATCTGCTGCACAAAAAGAGAACACCACCAAAGATGGTCTAGTAAAGCAGCATGCTAAAGTGGCTGAAGAAGCTGTATCAG GTTGGGAGCAAGCTGAAGCAGAGGCCTCGGCACTGAAAGTTCAACTAGAAACTGTTACATTGTCCAAGCTAGCAGCTGAGGAAAGATCTGCGCATCTGGATGGTGCTCTAAAAGAATGCATGAAGCAGGTGAGGACAGTGAAGGAAGAAAGTGAGCAAAAACTGCATGATGTAGTCTTTGCAAAGACCAAACAGTGGGAGAAGATAAAGGATGAACTGGAAGCCAGGTTAGCTGAGTTCGAACAGGAGCTGATTAGAGCAGGTGCTGAGAATGATGCACTCTCTAGATCTCTTGAAGAACGGGCAAACTTGCTGATGAGAATTGATGAGGAAAAAGCTCAAGCAGAAGCCGAGATCGAAGTGTTAAAGAGCACTATTGAGTCAGGTGAAAAGGAGATAAACTCTTTAAAGTATGAACTTCATGTTGTCTCCAAAGAGCTTGACATTCGCAATGAAGAGAAGAACATGAGTGTACGTTCATCTGATGTAGCAACCAAGCAACACCTGGAGGATGTCAAGAAAATATCAAAACTTGAAGCAGAATGCCAAAGATTACGCGGCCTTGTTAGGAAAAAGTTACCTGGGCCTGCTGCATTAGCTCAAATGAAGATGGAAGTGGATAGTTGGGGCAGAGATCAGGGAGACAACAGATTGCGGCGTTCCCCTTCAAGGAGTTCTACCTTCCAACATCCTATGCCCCCATCTCCTGACTATGCTCTTGAAAACTTGCAAAAAATGCAGAAAGAGAATGAATATTTGACTGCACGTTTATTGTTGATGGAACAAGAAACCAAGATGTTAAAAGAAGCATTGTCAAAGTGTAACAACGAGCTACAGGCATCCAAAAACTTGTGTGCTAAGACAGCAGGCAAGCTCCGCAGCATGGAACTTAACATGTTGAGTGGTAGCCTGTATAAGAGTCCAACAAATTCATACATCGATACCTCCTTCGATGGTGCATCAAGTCAGAAAGGAAGCAACCCACCAAGTTTGACTTCAATGTCTGAAGATGGTGTTGATGATGCAAAGAGTTGTGAGGAGTTTTGGGCCAATTCTTTGGTGTCCAAATTCTCACACTTCAAAAAAGATAAAGGAGGTAAGCGCAGTTTGACAGAAAACTCAAATCAGATGGGCCTCATGGATGACTTCTTAGAGATGGAGAGATTGGCATGTTTATCTTCTGAAGCTAAAGGATGTGATGGCATTGTTGACAAGAAGAAGGTTGGTAAAGTTGAGGAAACTCTCTCCACTATCACTAAAAAAGAGAGTGACAAAAATTCATCACCAGCTTTGCAGTCACCAGGTTCTCCATCTAGTAGTGCGCATCTGACTGATAACTCTCCGCTTTCCAAACTGCACTCAAGAATTTTTACATTGTTGAGCTCTCAATCACCACAGAACAATGTTGTGAAGGTACTGGATGGTATCAGGAATATCGTAAGGGATATTGAAGAAGAGGCAGAATTTgtgaatttaaacaaaattcaacATGACAACATTGTTGATTATGGATCTTCAACAAAGCAAGCCAAAGCCTTGGTGATTATGGATCATGGGCTTAAAAATGCcatttcaaagattcatgagTTTGTCAAATCACTTATTAGACGAGCATCTGAGTTACAAGGAAGTAGTTCCCACTATGATGCAGTGTCTCAGAAGATAGAACAGTTCTCCAGAATAGTTGATAAAGTTCTGTCTGATGGCCATGGCCATGGTTTAAATGAGATTGTGATTGCATTATCTGAAATCTTGCTGGAAAGTGGTGAGGTTAAACTGGCATTGTTGAGAGAGAGTGTTAATGAGGCAGAAAGCAATAATGTAGATTGTGTTGATAAAGTGACGCTACTGGAAAACAAAGTGCATCAGGAGCCACCACAAGATAGTGTGTCTGGAGTTTGTTCACTTATGCCCCATTCATCTTCCGAACCTGATTTTGAGGGTAGTCCTAGTGATGCATCTGATGTTAAAACTGCCATTCGGATATGCACACCAGAGGAATACGAAAAACTGAAATTGGAAAAGGGAAATTTAGAGATGGAATTGATGCTGTGCAATGAAATGATTGAAAGTACAAATCTCAAGTTTGGTGAGATGGAGAAAAACCTTGAAGACCTTACATCGAAGTTGGCTGCCTCTGAGAAATCAAATAACTTGGCTGAGACACAGTTAAAGTGTATGGCTGAATCATACAAAACACTTGAATTACAAAAGgtgaaactagaagaagaaatAAGAGTTTTACAGACAAAGATAGATAATTTATCAGCTGACCTTGCTGAAGAAAGACAAATTCATCAGGAGGACATAGCCAAGTACAGAGATCTCGAGGAGAATATGGAAAG GTATGAGAAGAATTCCTTGTGTGTAGTTGAGGATTCAGGTACAAAATTGAAGCAG GAGAAAGAGATAGCCGCAGCAGCAGAGAAACTTGCTGAGTGCCAGGAGACAATATTGCTTCTTGGCCGGCAGCTGCAAACTCTGCGCCCTCCGCCAGCAGAACCTTTGGTTTCTGCACTAAACAGACAACGGGTGGGAGAGTTTTCAGAAAATCAAGCTGGACCAGCTCAAGGCATACATTCTAAGAAGCCGTCAGGTCAATTTGATGCAGATTATACATTATCAAGTGCGCCGGGAACAGGAAATGTATCTCCCCTAAATGGATATAGCGCACACAAAAGCCCCTCTAATGTAGCTGGGAGCCCTTACTTTACTTCACCGAGCAGTTCTAAGTGTCCAAAGCACAGATCAAGATCTTCATCTTCCTCATTTTCTAGTCAGCTACCAGAGAAACAGGGTCGAGGTTTCAGTCGGTTATTCTCAAAAGGCAAGAGCTAA